The Chthonomonas sp. genome segment AGCATTTGAAACACGACCGGGCTGGCGTTGGCCCCGCGCATGACGCTTGGACCCTTGCCGAGATCGAGCTGGCCGTAGCGCGATTTGCTAAGGCCGGGATAGTCAATCGCGTGGTTGACGTCGACCGCCAAACCTGATTGCGCGTTGATCGCGTGCGCCGAGGTGCGCGCCCCGCGCAACCCGATTTCTTCTTGCACGGTCGCGACGGCGTAGACACCAACGTTCGGGTCGAGTCCGCCGTCCTCTTTAAGCAATCGCAGCGCCTCGGCGACGCAGAACGAACCCATTTTGTTGTCGAACCCGCGCGCGGTCGCGCGGTCACCGAGCAGCGTTTGGAACTCCCATTGGAAGGTCGCCACATCGCCCAGCGAAATCAGGGCTTCGGCTTCGGCGCGGGTTGCGGCGCCGATGTCGATCCACATATCCTTGACTTCGGGCTTCTTCTTGCGCTCTTCTTCTTCCAATAGGTGGATTGCTTTGCGGCCGATGACGCCCGCCACGCGCTCGGACCCGTGCACCCACACCCGCTGCCCGACAATGATCGAGCTGTCTTGGCCACCGATGGTTTTGAAGTAGAGCATGCCGGCATCGTCAATGTAATGGATGATAAAGCCGATCTCGTCCATGTGCCCGGCGAGCATAATCTTCATCTCGGCGCCCGGGTTCAGCACGGCCCAGGTGTTACCGTGCGAGTCGGTGTGATGAGCGTCGGCAAACGACGTGTAGTTGCGGTAGATTTCCGCCGCCCGTTGCTCGTAGCCACTGGGCGAAGGACAGTTCACGATGTCAGTGAGAAATTGAAGAGACTCGGCTCGCATGACAGGAGTCTACCGATGGCGCGCAGCCCGAGTTCCCAGCCTTGTACCGGAGAAGTGCCATAATTGAAGCGAAATGAGTGACGGAAGCGCCACTGGCATGTTCATCTCCGAGACCCACACCGACGCGGCCATTTGGCAGTTTCGCGTGAGCAAGATGTTGCTGGAGGGCAAGACCGAGTACCAGACCTATCAGATCTGCGAAATCCCGCGGTTCGGGAAATCGCTCTTTTTGGATTACAACATCCAAACCTCGCTGATGGATGAGTACATCTTCCACGAGTGCATGAGCCAACCGGCCATGACCCTGCACCCGAACCCCAAGAAGGTGGCCGTATGCGGCGGCGGCGAAGGCGCGACTCTGCGCGAGGCCCTCAAGCACAACACCGTGACCGAGGCGCACATGTGCGACATCGATCGCGAGCTGATTGACATGGTTCGCGACCACATGCCTGAGTGGCATCAGGGTTGTTTCGACGACCCCCGCACGACGATGCTTTACGAGGATGCGCGCGGTTGGCTAGAGCGCAACGCTGGCGGCAACTTCGACGTGATTCTGAGCGACCTGCCCAATCCGCACGAAGAGGGTCCGGCGCTCAAGCTGTTCACCAAGGAGTACTACCAAATTTGCTACGACGCGCTCGGCGACGAGGGCACGTTTGCCATGCAAGCCGGTTCGGCCAGCGAAAACTATCCCGAGTGCTTTGCCTGCTGCGTGCAGACCTTGCGCGAAGTCTTCCCCTATGTGGCGGGCTATTACGGGCTGGTCAACAGCTTCTTCCAGCCGTGGGCCTTTATCCTGGCGAGCAAGACGCACGACCCGCTCGCGCTCACTGAGCAGGAAATCGCGGCGCGATTCGCGGCTCGTGGGGTGAGCAATCGGTATTACACGCCGCGCTTCCACCAGGCTTGCTTCACCTTGCCGGAGTATCTGGAAGAGGCGGTCCGCGGGGCTCGCGTCCTCACCGACGCCGAACCGTTCATCTGGACTGCGTAGGCGTTTTTGAACCGCTATTAACGAAAAGTGGCATTTTCGTTAATAGCGAGTTTCGTTATTAACGCCAGCGTGAATAAAGCAAAAACCCCGCCCGAAGGCGGGGTGTGATCTTGGCTTTGGGCAGAAGTTCAACCGTTGCGACGGCGCCCGCCACCAAGCGGTTCATTCGGATCGAACTTGAATTCGACCCCGGCCATCGCCTTGAACTGCTTGGCTTGTGCATCGGTGAGCACCTTCAGGATTTCCTTGCCCGTTTCGGCTTGCATTGCCTGCATTTGGGCGCGCATTTCTTCCATCGTCATTTCCTGGTTGCGGACGGCTTCCATGAGCGGTCGAGATTTTTCCATCGACGAGGTTTGGATGTCACGCAGCTTGGTCTTTTGCGCATCGCTCAGACCGAGTTCCTTTTGCACATCCGGGTTGTTCAGCGCGCGCTCCTTTTGCGCTTGGATGTTGATTTCCTTAAAGCGCTTTTGTTGCGGCGCGGTCAGCACCTCGTTAATCTTCTTCAGCTCTTCGCCGCCACCTTGGCCCATCATGCCCATGGCACCAGGTCCGCCTTGACCAGGACCGCCCTGACCGCGACCACCTTGGCCGCCGGGACCACCAGGTCCACCTTGGCCAGGACCACCAGGTCCGCCTTGACCACGGCCCTCACCGCCGGGTCGGCCTTGACCACCGGGGCCTTGCGCGGCTCGCAGTTCTTGAAGCTTGGTCTTTTGTTCAGCCGTGAGCTTGAGCTCTTGACCGACATCGTTTCGCATGATCAGTTGGAACGGACCCGTTCCGCCGCCCATATTCATGCGTTGGCCTTGACCTTGGCCACGACCCTGACCTTGGCCTTGACCCTGGCCTCGACCGCCGGGACCCGGATCTTGGGCGAATGCTGCCGAAGCGAGTAAAGCGGCTACGGCGAGGGATCCAATCAGTTTGCGAATGTTCATTGTCTTCTCCTGTCTCAGAGGTACCGGGAAGTACGTCGTTCGCCGAAGCGAGTTCACTAATTTTTCAGGAACAACACAAATTTCTTGCCGGTTTGAACCTGCGTGAGGCCAAGTTGAGCCGCTTCTTCGGCGCTGATTCGGTCGCCGCGCGTGAGCACATAGCCTGAGTATTCGCCCAGTTCAGCGGGAGTTTCGGCTTTCTGAAACACGCCGTGGTAGACCATGGCCAGCGAGGGCAAGCTGGTCTCCTGCACCTTGGCCGCGCCCGTGCCGAGGTCCTTATTGCGACGGCTCAGCTGATACACCAGCAGCGGCTTCTTGGCGTCTTTGGCGATGCGCGCGTAGGCGTGGGCCTCGTTCTGCCCGACGTTATTGTAATGCCACCAAAAGCCGAGGTTGGCCAGCGCGCAATGCCCGAGTAACAACCCGGCAAACAGGTTTCGCAATCGCGGCGACAGCGTGGGAATGTTGCCCGGAACCGGGTTCCCGCCGCGCGCTACATACACCCCGACGATGATCGCCAGCGGGGGCCAGCACGGCAGAATGTAGTGAATCAGCTTTGAGCCCGACACGCTGAAAAACACGAAGATAATCGCCGCCCACCAACCTAGGTAGCGCAGGGTGCTGCGCTCGTCCTCGCTGAGCCCCCGGGTCCACGCCGAAAGCGGGCTCGGCCACGCACGGCGCAAGTGCCACCACCATGGCGCAAAGCCCAGCACCACAATCGCCGGGAAGAAGATCAGGTTGACGGGGAACGGCACATGATGCGCCTTGTCGCCCCCGGCGAACCGGCCAAGGTTCTGCTCGATCAAGAATTTCTGGACAAACACGTCGCCGTTGGCGAGATAAGCCGGCACGTACCACGCGCCAACCACGACGCAGAACCCGATGATCCCGGCGAGCCATCCGCCCCGAAAGCGGTCGCGCGGTCCGGGATAAAACCGAAGCGTTGCGCCGGCCAAGAGCAGAAAGAAAATGCCGCCGACCGGCCCTTTGGCCAAGACCGCAAACCCCAACGCAACGCCCGCCAACCCGCGCCACTTAGTGCGCTCGCGTTCGGGGCAATCGAGCGAATTCCAAAACGCCATGAAGCACGCGGTCAGGCTGAGCAAGAGCGGCACATCGGTCATCATCATGCGGCCCAGCGCGATCATGAGCAGGCTGGTGCCAAGGATGAGCGTGGAGACCAACGCTTCGGTTTGGCCGAAGCGCGTTCGCACAAAGCGGAAAACGATCCAGTACAGCGCGAGGCTACACAGAAATGAGGGGAGGCGCGGCCCGAAATCGGGACCGAAGAGCATCATGCACGGCTTGGCCAGCCAGTAAAGCAGGATCGGCTTTTCGAACCACGGGCTGCCGTTGTAGTAGGGCGTGATCCACTCGCCGCGCCGGTTCATCTCGGCGGTCACGGCGCCATAGAATCCCTCGTCCAGATCAAGCAGGCCGGTAAGCCAAAAGCCCAGCAGGGGAATCGCCGCGAGCAGCACGGCAAGCAGCTCAGTCCGACGAGAAGCGGTCACCTGACGACTTTACCAGGTGACCGCGACATGTTACGGATTACTTGTCCTTCGGGGCTTCGTAATCCTTGTTGATGGACAGCTGACCGTCGGAAGCGGCGTTGCCATCGTTTTTGCCCGGCACCGTCGAATTCGCCGGCGCGGGATCCGCCGTGGGGGCTTCGCCGGAACATCCGACAAGGCCAACCAAGACTGCGAGCAGCAACCACTTTTTCATTAATCGTGGTCCCACTGGTACTTCGTAATGTCCGTCATTTGAATCTGAGTACTCGTAGAGTTCCAGTTCCAGTTGGTGCCGGCCGCGAGGTTGCCGTGGGTGACAGCCTTTGCGTGGCCATCGCCATAAAGGGCGACCGTCTTTTCGAAGTAGCGCAGAGCAACCATGCCCGTGCGTCGGCCTTCGCGATCGGTCGGTCCTGGCGAAAGGCCAGCCGAACCATCCGTGCCCCAGCGATACGAAATCGCGCACATGGACTGCGGGTTAACGTTGGTGTTGGCCGTAATCGAACTGCCGCCGCCACAGTAGGGCGGAGCGATGGCTTGGGCCATCCAAATGATCGTCCCGGTGAAGGTCCAGTCTAACGTCAAGCGGTCTTTCCGAGCGGTAAATGCAATGGTATCAGCCGGATTCGCGGCGGCCGTCAGCTTTTGCGGAGTCGGCGAACCATCGGTGGTCACCGCCGTGAGCGGGCTCCAAACCGTGTAGGCATAGCCGTACTGCGGACGGTACGGCCACAGAAGATTGGTCGGGATTCCATTTTCAATCGGATTCGACTTTGTCAAAGGATCCTGGAGCACCGCACTGTTCTTCATAAACGGCTGGATCCCCACTCCCCACGGCGAGTAAGGGAGGCCATTGAAGTTCAACGGACCAGGGGCCGAGGTGGCCAGACAAGCGGCCGTATCGTCTTGCGAGTCGGCGTACATGATCCACGCGATGCCAATCTGCTTGGCGTTGGAGATGCTTGCGGCACCCTTCGCTTGCGTTTTTGCTTGCGTGAATACAGGGAACAGGATTGCCGCCAAGATCGCGATGATTGCGATGACGACCAAGAGCTCGATAAGAGTAAACGCTCTTTTCATAATATTGCCTCACCCTCGGTTAGGGGGATGATAACTACCACTATATCAAAAAAGTTCGACAACCAGGTGTTTTTTTCGGACTTTTTTAGCAGATGCACAATCCGAAGGGTCGGTGCTATACTTTTGCTTCTACCGTGCGCGGGTGGCGAAATTGGTAGACGCACTACCTTGAGGTGGTAGCGCCCACAAAGCGTGCTGGTTCGAGTCCAGTCCCGCGCACCAATTTTATTTTTTCAGTAACCGGGGCACTTCTTGAAGTGTCTGAGGGTTGTTCGTGGTGAATTGTTATGAAAATCGCCCAAAACTTGTCGTTGCTCATCGTCGCCTCCGGGGTGGCCGTTGCGGCCATCAGACTGTCCGTTCCTAGCCATTCGCCCGCCAAGGACACGTCGCGCTCCTCCATCGCCAAAAGCGATGTGAAGACCGCCTCCATCGAAGAGCAAATTTTTGTGACCGTGGACGACAAGGTGCAGACCTTGTTCGCCGACATGAGCCTGATCAACCGTGACGCGAAGCGGTCCAACCCCAAGTCGGTCGGTCCGTTTTTCGGGATGAGCCGCATTCCGCAGGTGAGCACGCACTCGATGATCAGCCAACAGCTGATGAAGTTCGAGTCGGCCAAGGACTTCCACGACACCGTGCGCGCCTACGTTCGTGAAGGCTACGAGGTTGGTGTGTTTGGCTACACTGGCTATCCCAACAAGGTGGACGGCACAGAAATGCGTTTGCGCTATTCCGACGGCACCATGTCGCCTCTGCAGCGCTGGGAAGAGTTGGAAAAGAAAGACTGGAACGAAGTTACGCAGAAGCAATATCAGCAGTGGCAAGACCAGTTTGAGAAGCTCGAAGCGCAAGCCAAGGACTTCGCCCACGAAGCAAGCGCGACGATTGCTGGCCGCCACGACGCCATTGTCACCAAGGATCTCGGTCCGGTGATGCTCCGCGCCAAGGCGATTCGCCTGGACAACAAGGAATGTATGTCCTGTCATGGCGACATGAAGCTCGGCGATCCGCTCGCGGTGATGGTCTACGCGGTGCAGCGCCGCGAACGGGCCTAAACCTGGCGCTGGTATCCTCTGGCTTGAATGCGCGTCGTCGATTCGCTTCTCGCGCCGGAACCGGCGTACTCCTTTGAGTTCTTTCCTCCCAAGACTACGGCTGGGGAGGAAAGTCTCTTTCGCACCGTCGGACGCCTCAACGAGCTCGAGCCGACGTTCATCAGCATCACCTGCGGCGCTGGGGGCAGCACGCGCGGAAAAACGGTGCAGTGGGCCGACCGCATTCACCGCGAGTTCGGGCTGGAAACCGTGGTTCACCTCACCTGCCTGGGTCTCGACGAAGCCGAGGTGCACAGCACGGTTGACGCCATCGAAGCGCAGGGCCTTCGCAATATCTTGGTCTTACGAGGCGACGTCCCCCTCGACGAACAAGCCACCGAATCGCATTGCCACTACGCCAGCGACATGATTCGCATTGTGCGCGAGCGCTACCCGCAGGCGTGCATCGGCGCGGCGTGCTACCCCGAAGGCCATACCGAGGCCAAGTCGATGCTAAGCGACCTGGAGAACCTGCGCAAGAAGGCCGACGCGGGCGCGGATTACTTCATCACGCAACTGTTCTTCGACAATCGGCACTACTTCGAATTCGTCGGGCGCGCGCGCAGCATGGGCATCACGCAGCCGATTTTGCCCGGCATTATGCCAATTCAAGACGTGAGCCAGGTGAAGCGCTTCACCGAGATGTGCGGCGCAAGCATCCCGACGCACCTGCTGAAGCTCCTGGAGCAATACGATGGCAGCAGCAAGGCGGTGTTCTACATCGGGGTGGCGCATGCCATCGCCCAATGCGACGAGCTCTTGCGCAGCGGCGCGCCGGGCATCCACTTCTTCACGCTAAACCGATCGCCGGGCACACGCCTGGTGCTCGAAGCGTTGCGTGGCTAGCCTTCCGAGCCCTCAGGCACATCGGTGGCGGCCAGCGGCTGCATGTTGATGTTGCCGACCAGCACCCCGAGCGGTCGCAACAGGTCATGCAAGGTCCGCGTGATGCGGTGGCGCGTGGCGAAGACGCCTTCTTCGGCGGTGTTGAGGAAGTAGTACACGCGCAGATGAATGCCGTTCTCGGCAATGGATTCAGCCACGACGAACGGTGCGGGATCATCGGCGATGCCGGGCATGTCTTTGACCACACCCTCAATGAGGTTGCAGGTCTCCTGCAGATCGGCGGTGAGTGACACCACCAGCGTGCTTTCGTAGCGGCGCACCGGCGCGTTGTCAACGACCGTGAAGCGGTTCTTAAAGAGGAACGAACACGGCAGAATCTCGAGTTCGCGCTCGAAAGTGCGAACGTACACGCTACGGGTGGAAATCTGTTCGACAACCCCGGAGACCTTGTCGATCTTGATCCATTGCCCGATGTGGAACGGGCGGCTGACCAGCAGGTAGATGCCGGCGAAGTAGTTCTCCAGCAGGTCCCGGAATGCAAAGCCGATCGCAACCGACCCGAAGCCAAGCCCGGCGATCACGGAGCTCATGGTGAACCCGGGGACCGCGATGGTCAGCGCGGCCGCCGCGCCGAAGATCAAGACAATCCAGCGGACGAGTCGCGGATAGAAGACCTGCAGATTGGTATCCCACTTTCGCTTGCGGCCGACCGCTTTGGTCCAGCGGCCCAGCAGCATGCCAAGCGCCGCAAACATGACAAAGACGGCGAGCGCAATGGCCAAGAATGGCAACGTGCTGAGCGCACCCTGCCAAAAATCGTCCAGGCGCGTGTTGGTTTGATTGATGACCCCTTTAACCGGCATAGGCTTTCCAGCTATAATCTACCTATGAGTCAACGTCTACCCGAGTGGTTGACGATCCGTCTTCCCCGTCCCGACACGATCAAAGAGGTCGAAGGGATGATGCGAAGCAAGAATCTCCACACTGTGTGCGAAAGCGCGCGTTGCCCAAACTTGCCCGAATGTTGGAGCAAGAAGACGGCAACGTTTATGATTTTGGGAGATACTTGCACTCGCAGTTGTGGCTTCTGCGCCATTAAGGTGGGTCGCGGCGAGGAACTGGATCCGTTCGAGCCGCTCAACGTGGCGATGACCGCCAAGAAGATGGGCATGAAGCACGTCGTGGTGACCAGCGTCGCCCGCGACGACGTGCCGGACGAAGGCGCCGGACAGTTTGCCAAGACCATTCAGATGTTGCACAAGCACAACCCGCACATGATTGTGGAAGTGCTGACCCCCGACTTTAAGGGCAAGCCCGATCTGATCCGCACGGTGTGCGACGCCCACCCCGAGATTTATAACCACAACATCGAGACGATCGAGCGACTCCACACCGTGGTCCGCCCGCAAGCCAAGTACGCTCGCACCATGCGGCTGCTGGAAATGGTCAAAGAATTCGACCCCTCCATCTACACGAAGTCGGGCATTATGCTCGGCCTCGGCGAGACCAAGGACGAGGTGCTCCGCGTGTTGCAAGACCTCCGCAACATCGGCGTGGACGCGGTGACGATCGGTCAGTACTTGCGTCCGACCATGAAGCACCTGCCGGTGGTTCGCTATGTCCACCCCGACGAGTTTGCCGAGTACGAAAAGATCGGCGAAGACATGGGATTTGCCTTTGTGGCGAGCGGTCCGTTCATCCGCAGCTCGTACAACGCCATTGCGTTTAGCGAAAAGGTGATGGCCGAACGACTTGCCGCTTACGATCGCGCACAAGAAGCCGCCGCTACTCCGTCTTAGGTTCGGACGTTAAACCCTAAGAAGTGAGACACGTGCGGCGAGCGGTCAATTGGATCCTAGCCGGGATCCGAGCATTGACTGCGATTCCGGTGCTCGTCTTGCCGCCAGTCCTCATCGCGTTTTGGGCGTACACCTATCTCCGCGACTGCTTTGAACTCATGCTCGCGCCGGGCGTGCCGATTGAGTATAAGTATCAGGGCGAAACTGGTCTTTATTCGGCGCGGGCCGAGAGCTACCGCATCGAGCTGACCAGCCTGTTCCCGCCGGACGGCAACGTGCGATTGGTCAACCTTGCCTGGGGCCCGAATGGAGGGGCTCCGCTTGGCGAAGTCGGGATTCTCGAAGCGCAGCTTGAGCAGAAAGTGGCCGTCGTCTCCGTGCGGCGAAGCCGCCTCACCGTTGAACGGGACGCCAAGGGCTTCAGCCTTTTAAGAGGGCTTCCCAAGTCGGAAGGCCCGCCCAGCGCTACCCCATTTCGCGTCATTGCGTATAACTCTGAGGTCGAATATGTAGACCAAACCCAGACTCCATGGCTCGCCGAGCGGCTGTCGAGCGATCTGGTTTTGGTGGAAGGGGTCGGCCCCAACGTGGTGGTCAATGGGCGACTCAACATCTCCAATGTTGGCCCGGTGCGGGTGGATGCCCGCGTGCTCAACGGTGTGACCAAGCTGACTCTGCAAAGCGACGACATGGACGTGGTTCGCGGCCTCGCCCATGCCCGCCGATGGACCACCACCGACATCCCGCTTCGCGCGCGCTCCGCGCGCGGGCGCACGCGAGCCGACCTGCGGGTGGCCGCTGATGGCAAGGTCATGCTCTCCGGCAACTTCACTGGAGCAGTTCGCGATGTGAACTGGCCCGGCGTGGCGAATTCGGCGAGCGGCCCGATTGACGTGCAGTTCGATCAGCGCGCGGCCATCTTTCGCGGCATCGCCACCGACGGCGGCCTGCGGGGCTCCGGACGAGGTCGCGTCGCCTGGGAACCCAATCTCACTCTCGCCGTGGACGTGGACGCATCCGCGGTCAACGCCTCGGCCCTCCCCCGCGAGGTGCGAGACCAACTCCGCGGCGCGGGTTTTGCCGATGCTCGCTACAAAGGGCTGGTGGCCTACGATGGTCGCAATTGGATGCTCTTCGGCAACGCCAGCGCGGCCCGGGTTTCCGCCAATCGCGAGGTGGTTACCGGCGTTCGGACCGAAGTCGGTTGGAGCGGCGACCAGGTGCAGCTTCGCGGCTTGCGCGGAAGCTGGAATGGTTCCGCTTTCACCGGCTCGGGCGGCCTGAACCTCAAGACCAAGCAGCTCAGCGGCTACGCCAAGGCGGCGGGCGTGGAGGCCAGTCGGCTCTCCAGCTACGTTCGCGGCAAGGTCCGTGGCGAGGCCCTAATCTCGGGCACCCTCGACCGTCCGCTCGCGACGGTTGACTTGCAGGGCGATCTCTCCTTCCGCGACGCGCAGGGGCGAACGCTGGTCGCCGGCGACACCCGTTCGCGGATTGAGATCAAAGGCGAAACATTAAAGATTCTGCGGGCAACTCTGCAAAGTTCAGCCGGGGTGGGCGTGCTCAGCGGAACCGCCAATCTCCGGCGCGGCACCATCGACGCGCAGGTCAAGGCGGGCAATCTGCCGCTCGAGAAGTGGCTTCCCGACATCGGCGGCGTCGGGTTTGCGAGCGGGCGCATTACCGGCAGCCTCACGCAACCCGTCTATCGCGGGCGCGCCGAGGCCTATGGCGTCTCCGCCCTCGGACGTCCCATTCCGGCGGTTCGGGCTGAGCTCGTGGCGAGCGCGGCGGGCATCACGGCCGACAAGGTGCGCATTGACCAAGGCTCGGCGGCGGTCACCGGGAATCTCTCGTGGGTCGCGAGGAACGGGCAGATTCGTGGCGCATTGAGCGCGAACAACATCCAGCTCAGCGATTGGACGGAAGATTCCGTGCGGGGCGTCGCGAACCTCACCGACATTCGGGTCGCGGGTACGGTCAAAAACCCGCTGGTGACCGGCACGTTCGCGGGAAAGAACATCCTCGCCGCGCAGGCCGAGGTGACCGAGGCGAGCGGCAAGTTCACGCTCGCGGGCGACCGACTGCAGGTTCCCGATTTCCTCGCCGCAGTGGGGGATGGCCGCGTCCGCGGGAACGGCGTTTACAATCTGCGCGAGAAGTTTCTCCGAGCCAACGCCGAACTGGAAAATGTGAAGCTCGGCCCGGCATTGGCCGGCGTCGCTCCCGTCCCCATCGAGGGCACAATTAACGGCAAGGCGGGCGTGTTTGGGCGGATCGATAACCTGCGTGGCGGGGCAGGCGACTTGCGCATCGATGGCCTGGCGCTGAGCGGCTATCAAATCGGCAACGGCACCGCGACCGCCAAGTTCGAGAACAACCTCTGGACCGGGAACTTCGAAATCGGGCAACAAGACCGCTTCCTGATAGCTGACCGGATTACTTACGACCCTGCGAAGGGGCTCGTGGATGGCCAGGTGGACGCGCTGAACGTGGACCTTGGCGCTGTGGGCCGGGCAGTGGTGGCGAACGCCAAGAAGCTCGACCCCGAGGTCGCGACGACCCTGCAAAGCTTGGAGGGTAACGCCGCATTTAGCGCGATTGTCAAGGGCGATATCGGCCGTCCCGAGGTGACGCTGCGCGATTTCATCGCCGATGATCTCGTGATTCGCGACATCAAGGCGGGCAAAATCACGGCCCAGGTGGTCGCCACTCAAGACCGCTGGAGAGTGCCCGAGCTGCTGTGGACTCGCGCCGAAGGCTCGCTACGCGTGCAGGGGGCGGGCACGCCCGATGGCGTTGGCGAGGCAACCGTGGCCGTGGACGGTTTCCGCAGCGAGTGGCTCGCCGAAATCATTCCCGGCTTCCCCAACATCGCCGGAAACTTTAAGCTCGACTTTGACCTCGCCGGCCCTTGGGACAAGCTGGCCGGTCGCGGCAACGCCAGCATCACGGACATCGGGCTGGGCACGAGCGCCGACAAGCCAAACGTCAATATTTTTGACATCAATCTTGCAAACAACGAATTGACCGCCGAGGCTTTGTTCGCAGCCGAAGGCTTTAGCGGCAAAGCCGACTTCCGCGCGCCGCTTGCCGCCTTGGGCATTGGCGAAGGAACCGATAAGTCTGTCGCAGCGAACATTACTCTTTCTGAGCGAAACATCGCCGACCTGTTGCCCGAGAGCGGAATCGTGGACAAGGCGCGCACCGACGGCACCCTCGCTGGTTCTTTACAAGTTGGTGGCGAGATAGGTGCACTTAATCTAGCCGGCGGCGTTCGCGCCACCGGAAAGTCGCTCGGCATCCGAAAAACCAATCCGCGCACCAAGAAGCTTGAGCCGATCCAAACCACGCTGAAGGACTACGATCTGAATTTCGTGCTGAAGGACAACAAGCTGGTGCTCCAGGACGGACGGATCGGGGTCAACGACAACGGCACGGTGGCCATCAATCTCGAGGCCGACCTCAAGCAAGCCCTCGGCGCGGAGGCCGACTCGGTCGAGGAATTCCTTGAGCTCGTGCAGATTTATGGCGGAGTCGCCATCAGCAACGTGCTCATCAACGAGCGCGTGACCGAGGCCAACGCCCCGCTGTCCGTGGGCATTGATGGCGACATTGTCATCGCGGGGAATCTCCGCACCCCCGAGATTTCCACGCCAAACCCCGGCGGCATTCGCCTGAGCAAGCTCGACTTGCCGACCCCCGATGAGCAAGAGCCGCGCGAATCCGGCGAAATTCTCATTGACCCGATCTTCAAGGACATCGGGCTCACGGTGGTCGGGGAGGCGCGAGTCCGGGCCGCCATCGCGAATGTGTGGTTGGTGGGCGGCGGCAACATTTCGGGCAGCCTCAGCTATCCTAACGTCACGGTGAATACTCGCCTGACACGCGGGATTTTCGAGCTCCCCAACGCGCGCATCAACGTCGAACCGGGGAGCCCGATCAACTTCTCGTACCGCGCGACGCCGTTCACCGAACCCTTCGCCCGCCTCGATTTGGACCTGGAAGGACGCACCGCGATCTCGGCCAAGAAGAGCAGTGACCAGTTGGAGCGCTACGATATCGAGTTGCGCATTCGCGGCAATCTCCTCGATCCCGAGGGCGTGAAAATCTCGGCCCGCAGCGATCCCCCGGAACTGAGCGAGCAGCAAATTCTTGCCATTCTCGGTCAGCAAGAACTGATCGAGCAACTCGCGAGCGTGGCCATCAATCAGCCCGGCACCAACCGCAACCAGTTTCGCGAGGCCGTTTTTGGCCTGGCGCTGCCCACGCTCAGCAGCGGACTCACCCGCTCATTGGCCACCAGTTTTGGGCTGGACTATCTGAGCCTGGAATACAATGCCTTTGATGGCGCGACGCTTTCGGCGGGCAAAACGCTGGCCAAGGGTCTCACGCTCACGGCGCGCAGGCAGATTTCGCAGACCGCGCTTGGCCCCACCAAGTACGAGCTCAAGCTGAGTTATCGCATCCCGGGTCGGGCCGGATTCTTCCAGCGCACGCGCCTCGGCGTCGGGT includes the following:
- the lipA gene encoding lipoyl synthase; its protein translation is MSQRLPEWLTIRLPRPDTIKEVEGMMRSKNLHTVCESARCPNLPECWSKKTATFMILGDTCTRSCGFCAIKVGRGEELDPFEPLNVAMTAKKMGMKHVVVTSVARDDVPDEGAGQFAKTIQMLHKHNPHMIVEVLTPDFKGKPDLIRTVCDAHPEIYNHNIETIERLHTVVRPQAKYARTMRLLEMVKEFDPSIYTKSGIMLGLGETKDEVLRVLQDLRNIGVDAVTIGQYLRPTMKHLPVVRYVHPDEFAEYEKIGEDMGFAFVASGPFIRSSYNAIAFSEKVMAERLAAYDRAQEAAATPS